Proteins encoded by one window of Candidatus Nitrosocosmicus hydrocola:
- a CDS encoding metallophosphoesterase, producing MKIGVISDTHDDIQNTKKAIEIFNTLDVDHVFHAGDYIYPGMITLFRELKQNTKFYGVRGNNDGEIIGLVDQFRKLQNAFFLNEFGRILINGKEVGIYHGTNPQLSELLIESQIFDVLILGHTHMKRIEKIGKTLVLNPGPLNKGFFSSTSDDYPSIIVYDETDIDVGDSNIQDFAKFITVD from the coding sequence TTGAAAATTGGAGTGATTTCTGACACGCATGACGATATTCAGAATACAAAAAAGGCAATTGAAATTTTTAATACATTAGATGTTGATCATGTATTTCACGCAGGCGACTATATTTACCCAGGTATGATTACACTATTTAGAGAATTAAAACAAAATACAAAATTCTATGGGGTGCGAGGCAATAACGATGGGGAAATAATTGGGTTGGTCGATCAGTTTAGAAAACTTCAAAACGCTTTTTTCTTAAATGAATTTGGAAGGATACTTATTAATGGTAAGGAGGTTGGAATTTACCACGGGACAAATCCCCAACTAAGTGAATTGTTGATTGAAAGTCAGATTTTCGATGTATTAATTCTAGGACATACACATATGAAAAGAATTGAAAAAATAGGTAAAACATTGGTATTAAATCCAGGACCATTGAACAAAGGCTTTTTCTCTTCTACATCAGATGATTATCCATCCATTATAGTTTATGATGAGACTGATATTGATGTAGGGGATAGTAATATACAAGATTTTGCCAAATTCATAACTGTCGATTAA